From one Nycticebus coucang isolate mNycCou1 chromosome 14, mNycCou1.pri, whole genome shotgun sequence genomic stretch:
- the PRG3 gene encoding proteoglycan 3 — translation MKQPLLLPFILLGAVSALHLENSVPHLEIRETEVDLGQDLDGSGDQDGQLAFIHKAIKSEREEVEASGCQDAFKDEVAIESYSAALRKNLQCPKEEDTVQVQGSPWCPTCHYRLVKTLKTFKEAESICDNCYKGHLVSIHRYTDNIQIQRFVSKVLQPQIWIGGTIRGWWLWKGYCWTDDSPWNFQYWASGEPDNGTGHCVTLCTKDGHWRRISCERTLPFVCSA, via the exons ATGAAACAGCCCCTGCTCCTGCCCTTTATCCTGCTGGGGGCAGTTTCAGCTCTCCATCTGG AAAATAGTGTCCCCCACCTGGAGATCCGAGAGACAGAGGTAGACTTGGGCCAGGATCTGGATGGTTCAGGGGACCAGGATGGACAGTTGGCTTTTATTCATAAGGCGATTAAGTCAGAGCGAGAAGAGGTCGAGGCTTCTGGTTGTCAAGATGCCTTCAAGGATGAGGTGGCCATTGAGTCATACTCAGCTGCCTTAAGAAAGAACTTGCAGTGCCCTAAAGAAGAGGACACAGTTCAAGTGCAAGGAAGTCCTTGGTGCCCGACCTGTCACTACCGGTTGGTGAAGACCCTCAAGACATTTAAAGAAGCTGAG AGTATTTGCGATAACTGTTACAAAGGCCACCTCGTCTCCATCCACAGATACACTGACAACATTCAAATTCAGCGTTTCGTTAGTAAGGTCCTTCAGCCCCAGATCTGGATCGGAGGCACGATCAGGGGCTGG TGGCTGTGGAAGGGGTATTGCTGGACTGATGACAGCCCTTGGAATTTTCAATACTGGGCCTCAGGAGAGCCTGACAATGGGACTGGCCACTGTGTGACCCTATGTACCAAAG ACGGTCATTGGCGACGAATTTCATGCGAGAGGACCCTGCCTTTCGTCTGCTCCGCCTAA